In one window of Rhodanobacter sp. FDAARGOS 1247 DNA:
- the pheT gene encoding phenylalanine--tRNA ligase subunit beta, with the protein MKFSENWLRELVDVQADRAELAHALTMAGLEVEELTPLGDNLAGVVVAEIIAAEKHPEADRLQVCKVDAGQGEPLQIVCGAPNARVGIKVPLAMVGAKLPGDISIKAAKLRGVESSGMLCSAKELGIDADASGLLELPLDAPVGQPLADYLGLPDASFELKLTPNRPDCLGLVGLAHDVAALFGSAVKVPAQLSVPVTSAARRGIRLEAGKDTPRYLGRIIEGIDPAARTPLWLAERLRRAGLRPISAVVDVTNYVMLELGQPMHAFDNDTLEGDIVVRHARAGETLKILDGSEAKLDPGFVLIADEAKGLAVAGVMGGHDSRVTDATGNIFLESAHFAPAAIMGRARKLGLHTDASHRFERGVDPELPRRALERASELLLAIAGGKAGPVLVAENLADLPTPAAVTLRRARLQRVLGVGVADAEVARIFTALGMQVVAVADGWQVTAPSSRFDIEREEDLIEEVARIFGYDNIPTATPAGALTLAVEPEARINELALREQLAARGYHEAVNLSFVAAELLASWGFRENLVSLANPLSADLAVMRPSLLPGLIEALRHNRARQQERVRLFEVARVFESCESLRKEPAIPGRTPEQGDPPLETPSLAIVACGSARAEQWGEPSRVLDFHDLKGDLDALIAWGGEPQRWSVHADGLPGWLHPGRGARVARDGETVGYLGALHPQLAKTLDLGADVHVLELALEPVLQRRVPQARAVPRFPLVRRDIAIDVPETAAWSQIGQVVRSTLGERLKELRLFDRYSGKGVEAGRKSLAMGLILQDASRTLTDDDADRCVREAIAALEQTCKAKLRG; encoded by the coding sequence TGCGCCGAATGCGCGGGTGGGCATCAAGGTGCCGCTGGCGATGGTCGGTGCGAAGCTGCCCGGCGACATTTCCATCAAGGCGGCCAAACTGCGTGGCGTCGAATCGTCCGGCATGCTGTGCTCGGCGAAGGAGCTGGGCATCGATGCCGATGCGTCGGGCTTGCTGGAGCTGCCGCTGGACGCACCGGTTGGCCAGCCATTGGCGGATTACCTGGGATTGCCTGACGCCAGCTTCGAGCTGAAGCTCACCCCGAACCGTCCGGACTGCCTCGGCCTGGTCGGCCTGGCCCATGACGTGGCCGCTCTTTTCGGGAGCGCCGTGAAGGTGCCGGCTCAGCTCAGCGTGCCGGTCACCAGCGCCGCGCGCCGCGGCATCCGCCTGGAAGCCGGCAAGGATACGCCGCGCTACCTCGGTCGCATCATCGAGGGCATCGACCCGGCCGCGCGCACGCCGCTGTGGCTGGCCGAGCGCCTGCGCCGTGCCGGCCTGCGTCCGATCAGCGCGGTGGTCGACGTCACCAACTACGTGATGCTGGAGCTGGGCCAGCCGATGCACGCGTTCGACAACGACACGCTCGAAGGCGACATCGTGGTGCGCCATGCCCGCGCCGGCGAGACGCTGAAAATCCTCGACGGCAGCGAGGCGAAACTCGATCCGGGTTTCGTGCTGATCGCCGACGAGGCGAAGGGTCTGGCGGTGGCTGGCGTGATGGGCGGCCACGACTCGCGCGTCACCGACGCCACCGGCAACATTTTCCTGGAATCCGCGCACTTCGCGCCGGCCGCCATCATGGGCCGCGCGCGCAAGCTGGGCCTGCACACGGATGCCTCGCATCGCTTCGAGCGCGGCGTCGACCCGGAGTTGCCGCGGCGTGCGCTGGAACGCGCCAGCGAACTGCTGCTGGCGATCGCCGGCGGCAAGGCCGGGCCGGTGCTGGTGGCGGAGAACCTGGCCGACCTGCCGACGCCGGCGGCGGTGACCTTGCGCCGCGCGCGCCTGCAACGCGTGCTCGGTGTCGGGGTGGCCGATGCCGAGGTTGCGCGCATCTTCACCGCCCTGGGCATGCAGGTAGTGGCGGTTGCCGATGGCTGGCAGGTCACCGCACCGAGCAGCCGCTTCGACATCGAGCGCGAGGAGGATCTGATCGAGGAGGTCGCCCGCATTTTCGGCTACGACAACATCCCCACGGCCACGCCGGCCGGCGCGCTGACCCTGGCGGTCGAGCCGGAGGCGCGGATCAACGAGCTGGCCTTGCGCGAGCAACTGGCCGCGCGTGGCTATCACGAAGCGGTCAACCTGTCCTTCGTGGCGGCCGAGCTGCTGGCGAGCTGGGGTTTCCGCGAGAACCTGGTGTCGCTGGCCAACCCGCTGTCCGCCGACCTGGCGGTGATGCGGCCCTCGCTGCTGCCCGGACTGATCGAGGCCTTGCGTCACAACCGCGCACGCCAGCAGGAGCGGGTGCGCCTGTTCGAGGTGGCGCGGGTGTTTGAGTCGTGCGAGTCCCTTCGCAAAGAACCGGCCATCCCTGGCCGGACTCCTGAACAAGGCGATCCCCCGCTGGAAACCCCAAGCCTCGCGATCGTGGCCTGCGGCAGCGCCCGTGCCGAGCAGTGGGGCGAGCCGTCTCGCGTGCTGGATTTCCACGACCTCAAGGGCGACCTGGATGCCCTGATCGCCTGGGGCGGCGAGCCGCAGCGCTGGTCGGTGCATGCCGACGGCCTGCCGGGCTGGCTGCATCCCGGGCGGGGCGCCCGGGTGGCCCGCGACGGCGAGACGGTGGGATATCTCGGCGCGTTGCACCCGCAACTGGCCAAAACGCTGGATCTGGGCGCCGACGTACACGTGCTGGAACTGGCGCTGGAGCCCGTGCTGCAACGCCGCGTGCCGCAGGCGCGTGCGGTGCCACGCTTCCCGCTGGTGCGTCGCGACATCGCGATCGACGTGCCGGAAACGGCGGCCTGGTCACAGATCGGGCAGGTGGTTCGCAGCACGCTGGGCGAGCGGCTGAAGGAACTGCGGCTGTTTGACCGCTACAGCGGCAAGGGGGTCGAAGCAGGCCGAAAAAGTCTCGCTATGGGCTTGATTTTGCAGGACGCTTCACGCACCCTTACTGACGACGACGCGGACCGTTGCGTACGAGAAGCGATAGCTGCGTTGGAGCAAACATGCAAGGCGAAGTTGCGAGGATGA
- the ihfA gene encoding integration host factor subunit alpha has protein sequence MALTKAEMAERLFLDVGLNKREAKEFVDAYFEVVRGALENGEQVKLSGFGNFDLRLKNQRPGRNPKTGEEIPISARRVVTFRPGQKLKVRVEGYAGSRE, from the coding sequence ATGGCGCTGACCAAGGCGGAAATGGCCGAGCGGCTATTCCTCGATGTGGGCCTCAACAAGCGTGAGGCGAAGGAATTCGTGGACGCCTACTTCGAGGTCGTTCGCGGAGCGCTGGAAAACGGCGAGCAGGTGAAGTTGTCCGGTTTCGGCAATTTCGACCTGCGCCTGAAGAACCAGCGGCCAGGGCGCAATCCCAAGACCGGCGAGGAGATTCCGATCTCTGCCCGCCGCGTGGTGACGTTCCGACCGGGACAGAAACTCAAGGTAAGAGTCGAGGGCTATGCTGGATCAAGGGAATAA
- a CDS encoding MerR family transcriptional regulator, giving the protein MLDQGNNTELPAIPAKRYFTIGEVGELCGVKPHVLRYWEQEFPALNPVKRRGNRRYYQRHDVLMIRQIRSLLYDEGFTITGARARLEGPQARMEASMSHQIVRQVRMELEEVLTLLRR; this is encoded by the coding sequence ATGCTGGATCAAGGGAATAACACCGAACTGCCTGCCATCCCGGCCAAGCGCTACTTCACCATCGGTGAAGTCGGCGAGTTGTGCGGTGTGAAGCCCCACGTCCTGCGCTACTGGGAGCAGGAGTTTCCGGCCCTCAACCCGGTCAAGCGCCGCGGCAATCGTCGCTACTACCAGCGTCACGACGTGCTGATGATCCGCCAGATCCGCTCGCTGCTGTACGACGAGGGTTTCACCATCACCGGCGCGCGCGCGCGGCTGGAAGGCCCGCAGGCCCGGATGGAGGCGAGCATGTCGCATCAGATCGTGCGTCAGGTGCGGATGGAACTGGAAGAAGTTCTGACCCTGCTGCGTCGCTGA
- the serA gene encoding phosphoglycerate dehydrogenase — translation MQTSYPRQDIKVLLLEGVSASAVDVFHRAGYSQVELHAKSLPEDELRRCISDAHIVGIRSRTQLTDEMLGHAKRLIAVGCFCIGTNQVNLGAARRAGVPVFNAPYSNTRSVAELVIAEAIMLLRGIPQKNAQCHRGGWAKSASGSYETRDKVLGIVGYGHIGTQVGVLAESLGMRVIFHDIETKLSLGNARAVSSLDELLERSDVVTLHVPETPATQLMIRQEQLAKMRAGAMLINASRGSVVDIDALAAALRDGHLAGAAVDVFPAEPKGNDDPFVSPLLGMDNVILTPHIGGSTLEAQDNIGIEVASKLVRYSDNGSTLSAVNFPEVTLPEHPHSRRLLHIHRNVPGTLSRINELFSAGNINIDAQFLQTDSEVGYVVIDVSADEAQANELKSQLAAIPGTLRSRVLY, via the coding sequence ATGCAGACTTCCTACCCCCGCCAGGACATCAAGGTATTGCTGCTGGAAGGGGTCAGCGCCAGTGCGGTCGACGTGTTTCATCGGGCCGGCTACAGCCAGGTCGAGCTGCATGCGAAGTCGCTGCCGGAAGACGAGCTGAGGCGATGCATCAGCGACGCGCATATCGTCGGCATCCGCTCGCGCACCCAGCTGACCGACGAGATGCTGGGCCACGCCAAGCGACTGATCGCCGTGGGCTGCTTCTGCATCGGCACCAACCAGGTGAACCTGGGCGCCGCGCGCAGGGCCGGCGTGCCGGTGTTCAATGCGCCCTACTCCAATACCCGCAGCGTGGCCGAACTGGTGATCGCCGAAGCCATCATGTTGCTGCGCGGCATTCCGCAGAAGAACGCGCAGTGCCATCGCGGCGGCTGGGCCAAGTCGGCCAGCGGCAGCTACGAGACGCGCGACAAGGTGCTCGGCATCGTCGGCTACGGCCACATCGGCACCCAGGTCGGCGTGCTGGCCGAAAGCCTGGGCATGCGGGTGATCTTCCACGACATCGAGACCAAGCTGTCGCTGGGCAACGCCCGCGCGGTATCCAGCCTGGACGAACTGCTCGAGCGTTCCGACGTGGTCACCCTGCACGTGCCGGAAACCCCGGCCACGCAGCTGATGATCCGCCAGGAACAACTGGCGAAGATGCGCGCGGGCGCAATGCTGATCAACGCCTCGCGGGGCAGCGTGGTGGATATCGACGCGCTGGCCGCGGCGCTGCGCGACGGCCACCTGGCCGGCGCCGCGGTGGACGTGTTCCCGGCCGAGCCGAAGGGCAACGACGACCCGTTCGTGTCGCCGCTGCTGGGCATGGACAACGTGATCCTGACCCCGCACATCGGCGGCAGCACGCTGGAGGCACAGGACAACATCGGCATCGAGGTGGCCAGCAAGCTGGTCCGCTACAGCGACAACGGCTCGACCCTGTCGGCGGTGAACTTCCCCGAAGTCACCCTGCCCGAGCACCCGCACAGCCGCCGCCTGCTGCACATCCACCGCAACGTGCCGGGCACGCTGTCGCGGATCAACGAACTGTTCTCGGCCGGCAACATCAACATCGACGCCCAGTTCCTGCAGACCGACAGCGAAGTGGGCTACGTGGTGATCGACGTCAGCGCCGACGAGGCGCAAGCCAACGAGCTGAAGTCGCAATTGGCCGCGATTCCGGGCACGTTGCGCAGCCGGGTGCTGTATTGA
- a CDS encoding FAD-binding oxidoreductase: MSDPRLADLSCRLPELRLLTAAGDLEHYGRDWTRRWTPAPLAIALPATVDEVQAIVRWANEHAVAVVPSGGRTGLSGGAVAANGELVLSMERMNRVLDFNAVDRTLTVQGGMILQQVQEAAQGHGLLYPVDFAARGSCSIGGNIATNAGGIRVIRHGNTREWIAGLKVVTGGGDLLELNRGLVKNSSGYDFRQLLIGSEGTLGIVVEATLKLTDPPPPSQVMLLALPDMDALMEVFALFRAQLSLQAFEFFTDQALRHVLAHGAQRAIDGDHPYYVVTEFDAADETQREAALAVFGQALEQGWVSDGVIAQSEAQAAALWRLREGITESLAPRRPYKNDVSVRISAVPGFLCEMQALLANEYPGIEVIWFGHIGDGNLHINVLRPHDLDEPAFLARCEKVTRLLANTLHCHGGSISAEHGIGLVKRAYLESTRSAVEIVLMRGVRKVFDPRGILNPGKLFTESS, from the coding sequence ATGTCCGATCCCCGTCTTGCCGACCTGTCATGTCGTCTGCCCGAGCTGCGCCTGCTCACGGCCGCGGGCGACCTCGAACACTACGGACGCGACTGGACCCGCCGCTGGACTCCCGCCCCCCTGGCGATCGCCTTGCCGGCCACGGTGGACGAGGTGCAGGCGATCGTGCGCTGGGCGAACGAGCATGCCGTGGCGGTGGTGCCTTCGGGCGGGCGCACCGGTCTTTCCGGTGGCGCGGTGGCGGCGAACGGGGAGCTGGTGCTGAGCATGGAACGGATGAACCGGGTGCTGGATTTCAACGCGGTCGATCGCACGCTGACCGTGCAGGGGGGCATGATCCTGCAGCAGGTGCAGGAGGCGGCGCAGGGGCACGGCCTGTTGTATCCGGTCGATTTCGCCGCCCGTGGGTCGTGTTCGATCGGCGGCAACATCGCCACCAACGCCGGTGGCATCCGGGTGATCCGGCATGGCAACACCCGCGAGTGGATCGCCGGGTTGAAGGTGGTGACCGGCGGCGGCGACCTGCTCGAACTCAACCGCGGCCTGGTCAAGAATTCCAGCGGCTACGATTTTCGCCAGCTGTTGATCGGTTCGGAAGGCACCTTGGGCATCGTGGTGGAGGCGACGCTGAAGCTGACCGATCCGCCGCCGCCGTCACAGGTGATGCTGCTGGCGCTGCCGGACATGGATGCACTGATGGAAGTGTTCGCGCTGTTCCGCGCGCAGCTGTCCCTGCAGGCGTTCGAGTTCTTCACCGACCAGGCGCTGCGGCATGTGCTGGCGCATGGCGCGCAGCGGGCGATCGATGGCGACCACCCGTATTACGTGGTCACCGAGTTTGATGCCGCCGACGAAACGCAGCGCGAAGCGGCGCTGGCCGTGTTCGGGCAGGCGCTGGAGCAGGGCTGGGTCAGCGATGGCGTGATCGCCCAGAGCGAGGCCCAGGCGGCGGCGCTGTGGCGCCTGCGCGAGGGGATTACCGAAAGCCTGGCGCCGCGACGGCCGTACAAGAACGACGTGTCGGTGCGGATCAGCGCGGTACCGGGTTTCCTGTGCGAGATGCAGGCCTTGCTGGCGAACGAATACCCGGGCATCGAGGTGATCTGGTTCGGCCACATCGGCGACGGCAACCTGCACATCAACGTGCTGCGGCCACACGACCTGGACGAACCGGCCTTTCTTGCCCGCTGCGAGAAAGTCACCCGGCTGCTGGCGAACACCCTGCATTGCCACGGCGGCAGCATCTCGGCCGAACACGGCATCGGCCTGGTCAAGCGGGCCTACCTGGAAAGCACCCGGAGTGCGGTGGAAATCGTCCTGATGCGAGGTGTGCGCAAGGTGTTCGACCCGCGGGGCATCCTCAATCCCGGCAAGCTGTTCACCGAGAGCTCGTGA
- the pip gene encoding prolyl aminopeptidase — protein MPSPLLRSLYPEIEPFDSGMLRVSPLHTLYYEQSGNPSGKPVVFLHGGPGGGTNPKCRRFFDPAIYRIVLFDQRGCGKSTPHAELTDNTTWDLVADIERVRGHLGIDRWQVFGGSWGSTLALAYAQTHPDKVTELVLRGIFMLRRAELEWFYQKGCDALYPDAWETYLAAIPEVERGDLMSAYHRRLTSEDAKIRTDAARAWSVWEGATSFLWQDKLHIESSAEDEFALAFARIECHYFVNGGFFEHDDQLLRNVDRIRNIPAVIVQGRYDVVCPLRSAWDLHRAWPEAELHIVQDAGHSAFEPGILHELVEATDRFGSRAA, from the coding sequence ATGCCGTCGCCGCTGTTGCGTTCGCTGTATCCCGAAATCGAGCCGTTCGACAGCGGCATGCTACGGGTGTCGCCGCTGCACACCTTGTACTACGAGCAGAGCGGAAACCCGAGCGGCAAGCCGGTGGTGTTCCTGCATGGCGGCCCGGGCGGCGGCACGAATCCGAAATGCCGGCGCTTCTTCGATCCGGCGATCTACCGCATCGTGCTGTTCGACCAGCGCGGCTGCGGCAAGTCCACGCCGCATGCCGAGCTCACCGACAACACCACCTGGGATCTGGTCGCCGACATCGAGCGCGTGCGCGGGCACCTGGGCATCGATCGCTGGCAGGTGTTCGGCGGATCGTGGGGTTCGACCCTGGCGCTGGCCTACGCGCAGACGCATCCGGACAAGGTCACCGAACTGGTGCTGCGCGGCATCTTCATGCTGCGCCGTGCCGAGCTGGAATGGTTCTACCAGAAGGGCTGTGACGCGCTGTACCCGGACGCGTGGGAAACCTATCTCGCCGCGATACCCGAAGTCGAACGCGGCGACCTGATGAGCGCCTACCATCGCCGCCTGACCAGCGAGGACGCGAAAATCCGTACGGACGCGGCGCGTGCGTGGTCGGTATGGGAGGGCGCCACCAGCTTCCTGTGGCAGGACAAGTTGCACATCGAATCCAGTGCCGAGGACGAATTCGCACTGGCGTTCGCCCGCATCGAATGCCACTACTTCGTCAACGGCGGCTTCTTCGAGCACGACGACCAGCTGCTGCGCAATGTCGATCGCATCCGCAACATCCCGGCGGTGATCGTGCAGGGGCGCTACGACGTGGTCTGTCCGCTGCGCAGCGCCTGGGACCTGCACCGCGCCTGGCCGGAGGCCGAGCTGCACATCGTGCAGGACGCCGGCCATTCCGCCTTCGAGCCGGGCATCCTGCACGAACTGGTGGAGGCGACCGACCGCTTCGGCAGTCGGGCGGCATAG
- the upp gene encoding uracil phosphoribosyltransferase, whose amino-acid sequence MKIVEVRHPLIQHKLGLMRRAGISTKEFRELASEVAALLTYEATKDLETVEEEIEGWAGPIKVHRIKGRKITIVPILRAGLGMLPGVLDLIPAAKVSVVGLQRDEQTLKPVTYYEKLTGRMDERIALIVDPMLATAGTLVATVDMLKAAGCKRIKGLFLVAAPEGLDRITAAHPDIEIYTASIDQRLNENGYILPGLGDAGDKIFGTKQLPAND is encoded by the coding sequence ATGAAGATCGTCGAAGTCCGCCACCCGCTGATCCAGCACAAGCTGGGCCTGATGCGCCGCGCCGGCATCAGCACCAAGGAATTCCGCGAGCTGGCCTCAGAAGTCGCCGCCTTGCTGACCTATGAGGCCACCAAGGACCTGGAAACCGTCGAGGAAGAGATCGAGGGCTGGGCCGGGCCGATCAAGGTTCACCGGATCAAGGGCCGCAAGATCACCATCGTGCCGATCCTGCGCGCCGGCCTGGGCATGTTGCCGGGCGTGCTCGACCTGATCCCCGCGGCCAAGGTCAGCGTGGTCGGCCTGCAACGCGACGAACAGACACTGAAACCGGTCACCTATTACGAGAAGCTCACCGGCCGCATGGACGAGCGCATCGCGCTGATCGTCGACCCGATGCTGGCCACCGCCGGCACCCTGGTCGCCACCGTCGACATGCTGAAAGCCGCCGGCTGCAAGCGCATCAAGGGGCTGTTCCTGGTCGCCGCGCCGGAAGGCCTGGACCGCATCACCGCGGCCCATCCCGACATCGAGATCTACACCGCCTCGATCGACCAGCGCCTCAACGAGAACGGCTACATCCTGCCCGGCCTTGGCGACGCCGGGGACAAGATCTTCGGCACCAAGCAGTTGCCGGCGAACGATTGA
- a CDS encoding PsiF family protein has translation MSMSLRLLAISAAFAFAGATFAATPQAGTAAPAKPRTAQQQRMADCNKQATGKKGDDRKAFMSSCLKGHSAAAAPSAKAAQQEKMKTCNADAKTKALKGAERKTFMSSCLKSDAAPSTH, from the coding sequence ATGTCGATGTCACTACGTCTGCTCGCAATCAGTGCTGCCTTCGCCTTCGCCGGCGCCACCTTCGCCGCCACGCCGCAAGCGGGCACCGCTGCGCCGGCCAAGCCGCGCACCGCGCAACAGCAGCGCATGGCGGACTGCAACAAGCAGGCCACCGGCAAGAAGGGCGACGACCGCAAGGCGTTCATGAGCTCCTGCCTGAAAGGTCACAGCGCGGCGGCAGCACCGTCGGCCAAGGCCGCCCAGCAGGAAAAGATGAAGACCTGCAACGCCGACGCAAAGACCAAGGCGCTCAAGGGTGCCGAGCGCAAGACGTTCATGAGCAGCTGCCTGAAGAGCGACGCCGCCCCTTCCACGCATTGA
- a CDS encoding aminotransferase class III-fold pyridoxal phosphate-dependent enzyme → MGVINQLRELRDFGGKPRTTGLDDASIERMAANDPLLVQAIAEAVARHHELRAELADFLKLDEAEQLAQAQAGFVNFYPDDAINPYLPAAARGPWIVTLKGAVVHDNGGYGMLGFGHNDAAILAALGRPQVMANVMSPSVAQLQFTRALDKELGRSRGGSPYTSYMCLNSGSESVTLACRIADVNAKAMTDEGGRYAGRTIKRLAVKGAFHGRTEKPALYSDSSRKAYQQNLASYRHEDSVITVAPYDVAQLEAAFADADKHGWFIEAMFLEPVMGEGDPGRAVTAEFYKAARELTSAHGSLLLIDSIQAGLRAHGVLSFVDYPGFEGLPPPDMETFSKALNAGQYPLSVLAVTEHTAGLYRKGIYGNTMTANPRALDVALATLGELSDEVRSNIRERGKEFVDKLNALKNELGGLITKVQGTGLLFSCELAPEYKCYGADSTEEYMREHGVGVIHGGTNSLRFTPHFKVTSAEIDLIVSHVRKALLEGPRKAKAEAA, encoded by the coding sequence ATGGGTGTGATCAACCAGCTGCGCGAACTGCGCGATTTCGGCGGCAAGCCGCGTACCACCGGCCTGGACGACGCCAGCATCGAGCGCATGGCGGCGAACGATCCGCTGCTGGTCCAGGCGATCGCCGAAGCGGTCGCCCGCCATCATGAACTGCGTGCCGAGCTGGCGGACTTCCTCAAGCTCGACGAAGCCGAACAGCTGGCCCAGGCGCAGGCGGGCTTCGTCAACTTCTATCCCGATGACGCGATCAACCCGTACCTGCCGGCCGCGGCGCGTGGCCCGTGGATCGTCACCCTGAAGGGTGCCGTGGTGCACGACAACGGCGGCTACGGCATGCTCGGTTTCGGCCACAACGACGCGGCGATTCTCGCAGCGCTGGGCCGCCCCCAGGTGATGGCCAACGTGATGTCGCCCAGCGTGGCGCAGTTGCAGTTCACCAGGGCGCTGGACAAGGAACTCGGCCGCAGCCGCGGCGGCAGCCCGTACACCAGCTACATGTGCCTCAATTCCGGTTCCGAGTCGGTCACCCTGGCCTGCCGCATCGCGGACGTCAACGCCAAGGCGATGACCGACGAAGGCGGTCGTTATGCCGGCCGCACGATCAAGCGCCTGGCGGTGAAGGGCGCCTTCCACGGCCGCACCGAAAAGCCGGCGCTGTACTCCGATTCCAGCCGCAAGGCCTACCAGCAGAACCTGGCCAGCTACCGCCACGAGGACAGCGTGATCACGGTGGCGCCGTACGACGTGGCCCAGCTTGAAGCTGCCTTCGCCGACGCGGACAAGCACGGCTGGTTCATCGAGGCGATGTTCCTGGAGCCGGTGATGGGCGAAGGCGACCCCGGCCGCGCGGTGACCGCCGAGTTCTACAAGGCAGCGCGCGAACTCACCTCCGCCCACGGCAGCCTGCTGCTGATCGACTCGATCCAGGCCGGCCTGCGCGCCCATGGCGTGCTGTCCTTCGTCGACTACCCCGGCTTCGAGGGTCTGCCGCCGCCGGACATGGAAACCTTCTCCAAGGCGCTCAACGCCGGGCAGTATCCGCTGTCGGTGCTGGCCGTCACCGAACACACCGCCGGGCTGTACCGCAAGGGCATCTACGGCAACACCATGACCGCCAACCCGCGCGCGCTGGACGTGGCGCTGGCCACCCTGGGCGAGCTCAGCGACGAGGTGCGCAGCAACATCCGCGAGCGCGGCAAGGAATTCGTCGACAAGCTCAACGCGCTGAAGAACGAGCTGGGCGGCCTGATCACCAAGGTGCAGGGCACCGGCCTGCTGTTCTCCTGCGAGCTGGCGCCCGAGTACAAGTGCTACGGCGCCGACTCGACCGAGGAATACATGCGCGAGCACGGCGTCGGCGTGATCCACGGCGGCACCAACTCGCTGCGCTTCACCCCGCACTTCAAGGTGACCAGCGCGGAGATCGACCTGATCGTGTCCCACGTGCGCAAGGCACTGCTGGAAGGACCGCGCAAGGCCAAGGCCGAAGCCGCCTGA
- a CDS encoding ABC transporter ATP-binding protein: protein MPHAEKPIARLAGAVKRYGSLTALDGAELQVHPGELLALLGPNGAGKTTAIALLLGLIRVDAGSVQLFGGDPQAIEPRRRIGVMLQHAELPPTLRVGELLRLAASYYPNPRSLQESAALAGIGDLLRRPYAKLSGGQQRRVQFALALCGRPELLFLDEPTVGMDIDARQKLWAAIRQLIDEGCAVLLTTHYLEEAEALADRVCVMSHGKVIHEGTVETLRARVAQKRIRCRTTLPAELIRDWPGIGEVRQENGRTYIVTAEAEPLVRRLLEADPQLDELEVQRAGLAEAFTELTRDADEASTNPQREAA from the coding sequence ATGCCGCATGCCGAAAAACCGATCGCCCGCCTCGCCGGCGCCGTCAAACGTTATGGCTCGCTCACCGCGCTGGACGGCGCCGAGCTGCAGGTCCACCCGGGCGAGCTGCTGGCCCTGCTTGGCCCCAATGGCGCCGGCAAGACCACCGCCATCGCCTTGCTGCTGGGCCTGATCCGCGTCGATGCCGGCAGCGTGCAACTGTTCGGCGGGGACCCGCAGGCGATCGAGCCGCGCCGCCGCATCGGCGTGATGCTGCAGCACGCCGAGCTGCCGCCGACGCTGCGCGTGGGCGAGCTGCTGCGACTTGCCGCCAGCTACTACCCGAACCCCCGCTCGCTGCAGGAATCGGCTGCGCTGGCAGGCATCGGCGACCTGCTCAGGCGTCCTTACGCGAAACTTTCCGGCGGCCAGCAGCGGCGCGTGCAGTTCGCGCTGGCGCTGTGCGGCCGACCCGAGCTGCTGTTCCTGGACGAGCCCACCGTGGGCATGGACATCGATGCGCGGCAGAAGCTGTGGGCGGCGATCCGCCAGCTGATCGATGAAGGCTGCGCGGTGCTGCTGACCACGCATTACCTGGAGGAAGCCGAGGCGCTGGCCGACCGGGTCTGCGTGATGTCACACGGCAAGGTCATCCACGAGGGCACGGTGGAAACGCTGCGCGCCCGGGTGGCGCAGAAGCGCATCCGTTGCCGCACCACGCTGCCGGCCGAGCTGATCCGCGACTGGCCCGGGATCGGCGAGGTCCGCCAGGAAAATGGACGCACCTACATCGTCACCGCCGAAGCGGAGCCGCTGGTGCGGCGCCTGCTGGAAGCCGATCCGCAGCTGGACGAGCTGGAAGTGCAACGCGCCGGCCTGGCCGAGGCGTTCACCGAACTGACCCGCGATGCCGACGAGGCATCGACCAATCCGCAGCGCGAGGCCGCCTGA